In one window of Tenacibaculum mesophilum DNA:
- a CDS encoding efflux RND transporter periplasmic adaptor subunit codes for MKKNFIFMSLFALLINISCESKKESKHPETKFLVTNPIKKDTSITKDYVSQIHAIQHIELRALEKGYLKKVFVDEGQHVKKGQNMFQISANVYKADLQKAKAEAKAAEIEYKNTELLADGNVVSKNELALAKANYEKAKAEVMLAQTHLGFTSIKAPFNGIMDHLHVRKGSLLDEGELLTTLSDNSKMWVYFNVPETEYLDYIMSQDKDKKKEVTLLMANNKPFNQKGIVETIEGEFNNETGNIAFRATFPNPDGILRHGETGSILMEVPYEGALIIPQKATFEVLDKKYVFVVDKNNIVKQREITVEAELPHLFIVEKGLTENDKILLEGIRMVKDQQKIHVEFKEPNAVMSSLDLYAE; via the coding sequence ATGAAAAAAAACTTCATTTTCATGAGTCTATTTGCGCTATTAATTAACATTAGCTGCGAATCAAAAAAGGAATCTAAACACCCAGAAACAAAGTTCCTTGTAACCAATCCCATTAAAAAAGATACATCAATAACCAAAGATTATGTAAGTCAAATACATGCCATTCAGCACATAGAATTGAGGGCGCTTGAAAAAGGATATTTAAAGAAAGTATTTGTTGATGAAGGACAGCATGTAAAAAAAGGACAAAACATGTTTCAAATATCAGCAAATGTTTATAAGGCAGATTTACAAAAAGCAAAAGCAGAAGCAAAAGCTGCTGAAATTGAATATAAAAACACGGAATTATTAGCAGATGGAAACGTAGTTTCTAAAAACGAATTAGCCTTAGCAAAAGCAAATTACGAAAAAGCAAAAGCTGAAGTAATGCTAGCCCAAACACACCTGGGTTTTACAAGTATTAAGGCTCCGTTTAATGGTATAATGGACCACTTACATGTTAGAAAAGGAAGTTTGTTAGATGAAGGAGAACTCCTAACAACACTATCAGACAACAGTAAAATGTGGGTATATTTTAATGTGCCAGAAACAGAATATCTAGATTATATAATGAGTCAAGATAAAGACAAGAAAAAAGAAGTAACACTTTTAATGGCAAATAACAAACCATTCAATCAAAAAGGAATTGTAGAAACGATTGAGGGAGAGTTTAACAATGAAACAGGAAACATTGCCTTTAGAGCAACTTTCCCAAATCCAGATGGAATTTTAAGACACGGAGAAACAGGAAGTATTTTAATGGAAGTTCCGTACGAAGGAGCTTTAATAATTCCACAAAAAGCCACTTTTGAAGTATTAGATAAAAAATATGTTTTTGTAGTAGATAAAAACAATATAGTAAAACAACGAGAAATTACTGTAGAAGCAGAATTACCACACTTATTTATAGTAGAAAAAGGACTTACAGAAAACGATAAAATATTGTTAGAAGGAATCCGTATGGTAAAAGATCAACAAAAGATACATGTTGAGTTTAAAGAGCCAAATGCTGTAATGTCTAGTTTAGACTTATATGCAGAGTAA
- a CDS encoding acetyl-CoA carboxylase carboxyltransferase subunit alpha, which yields MEYLDFEMPIKELEDQLAKCFDIGKESDVDVTATCQKIEKKLEKAKKDIYKNLTAWQRVQLSRHPNRPYTLDYIKALCGDTFMELHGDRSVKDDKAMIGGLGKIGDQSFMFIGQQKGYNTKTRQYRNFGMANPEGYRKALRLMRMAEKFGIPVVTLVDTPGAYPGLEAEERGQGEAIARNIFEMTRLKTPIITIIIGEGASGGALGIGVGDRVYMLENSWYSVISPENCSSILWRSWSEKEKAAEALKLTAEDGMKLKIVDDIIKEPLGGAHSDREGTFKAVKEQIIKAYEELNKLKDKELIAQRMEKYENMGVYKE from the coding sequence ATGGAATATTTAGATTTTGAAATGCCAATAAAAGAGCTAGAAGATCAGTTGGCAAAATGTTTTGATATAGGAAAAGAAAGTGATGTAGACGTTACAGCTACATGTCAGAAGATTGAAAAAAAATTAGAAAAAGCTAAGAAAGATATATATAAGAATTTAACGGCATGGCAACGCGTACAGTTATCTCGTCATCCAAATCGTCCTTATACCTTAGATTATATTAAAGCACTTTGTGGAGATACATTTATGGAATTACACGGTGACCGTAGTGTAAAAGATGATAAAGCTATGATTGGTGGACTAGGTAAGATTGGAGACCAATCTTTTATGTTCATAGGTCAGCAAAAAGGATACAATACCAAAACACGTCAATATCGTAACTTTGGTATGGCAAACCCAGAAGGATACCGTAAAGCATTACGTTTAATGCGCATGGCTGAAAAATTTGGAATACCAGTAGTAACTTTAGTAGATACTCCAGGTGCTTACCCAGGATTAGAAGCTGAAGAACGTGGACAAGGAGAAGCAATTGCTCGTAATATCTTTGAAATGACTCGCTTAAAAACTCCAATTATTACCATAATTATTGGAGAAGGAGCTTCAGGAGGAGCTTTAGGAATAGGAGTAGGAGATAGAGTATATATGTTAGAAAATTCTTGGTATTCAGTTATCTCACCTGAAAACTGTTCTTCTATTTTATGGCGTAGTTGGTCAGAAAAAGAAAAAGCAGCAGAAGCATTAAAATTAACGGCAGAAGATGGTATGAAACTAAAAATAGTTGATGATATCATAAAAGAACCTTTAGGAGGTGCACACTCTGACCGTGAAGGAACTTTTAAAGCTGTTAAAGAGCAAATTATAAAAGCGTACGAAGAACTTAATAAGCTTAAAGATAAAGAGTTGATAGCTCAGCGTATGGAGAAATACGAAAATATGGGAGTTTATAAAGAATAG
- a CDS encoding DMT family transporter encodes MQGDKLKNYLLLHLIVFIWGFTAILGALISIDAVPLVWFRMLLAVGFIALYFLIRKKSFKVEKKALIKFAISGVIIAVHWITFFKAIKVSNVSVALVMMSTGAFFASFIEPFFFKRRIKTIEIVLGLLVIMGLYIIFNFESQYTLGIIYALISAFLSALFSVLNGLFIKKHEANTISFYQLLFGVLGVTIYLLFTQKFSIEFFQLQTSDWIYLFILSSICTAYAFIASVQVMRYLTPYTVMLTINLEPIYAIILALLIFGEKEQMNPEFYYGTCIVLIVVLLNGVLKNVSSIKKKIIKK; translated from the coding sequence ATGCAAGGAGATAAATTAAAGAATTACTTACTCTTACATTTAATCGTATTTATTTGGGGGTTTACAGCTATTTTAGGCGCATTAATATCAATTGATGCAGTACCTTTAGTTTGGTTTAGAATGTTGTTAGCAGTAGGTTTTATTGCTTTATATTTTTTAATAAGGAAGAAGTCATTTAAAGTAGAAAAAAAAGCATTAATTAAGTTTGCCATTTCAGGAGTAATTATAGCAGTACACTGGATAACATTTTTCAAAGCAATAAAAGTATCAAATGTATCTGTAGCTTTAGTAATGATGAGTACTGGAGCTTTTTTTGCCTCATTTATAGAACCTTTCTTTTTTAAAAGAAGAATAAAAACAATAGAAATAGTATTAGGCTTGTTAGTAATAATGGGATTGTACATTATTTTTAATTTTGAAAGTCAGTATACACTAGGCATTATTTATGCATTAATTTCAGCATTTCTCTCCGCATTATTTTCAGTACTAAACGGTTTGTTTATAAAAAAACACGAAGCAAATACTATTTCATTTTATCAGTTATTATTTGGAGTTTTAGGAGTAACTATATATTTATTATTTACACAAAAATTTTCAATAGAGTTTTTTCAATTACAAACAAGTGACTGGATATATTTATTCATTTTAAGTAGTATTTGTACAGCCTATGCTTTTATAGCTTCAGTGCAAGTAATGAGGTATTTAACACCTTATACAGTAATGCTCACGATTAATTTAGAACCTATATACGCTATTATTTTAGCATTATTAATATTTGGAGAAAAAGAACAAATGAATCCAGAGTTTTATTACGGGACTTGTATTGTTTTAATAGTAGTATTATTAAATGGAGTACTCAAAAATGTTTCTTCCATAAAAAAGAAAATTATAAAAAAATAA
- a CDS encoding LptF/LptG family permease, with protein MKILDWYILKRYLVTFLFTLLILIPIAVAIDIAEKVDKFLREENLTLFEIVNDYYKNFIIYYANTFMPLALFIAVILFTSKLASNTEIVAINSSQVSFTRFLFPYFIGATIVCAIALSMNHFFVPSSSKTRKAFEKKYLKKKKYADNSIREFSLQLNDSTYVYIQSFDLKRNSGYNFSIDLYDGIKLKKKLIADNINWKEKDSTFKLYNWKERKIFKERDSIFSGKSLDTTFTFTPEDFNYKNIMAQEMNSPELIKFIEVSRKRGIKNLNAYLVELYKRTSLPIASYILTLIAVGLAHRKTRGGIGVNLAIGISVMFIYVFFLKVAEVLGAVAGANALLNVWGPNVVFGLYAVYLYFNARR; from the coding sequence TTGAAAATACTAGATTGGTACATATTAAAACGTTACTTAGTAACTTTTCTGTTTACATTACTTATTTTAATACCTATTGCGGTAGCTATTGATATTGCAGAAAAAGTTGATAAGTTTTTACGAGAAGAAAATTTAACATTGTTTGAAATAGTTAACGATTACTATAAAAACTTTATTATTTACTATGCTAATACATTTATGCCATTAGCATTGTTTATAGCAGTTATACTATTTACTTCTAAGCTGGCAAGTAACACAGAAATTGTAGCAATCAATAGCTCACAAGTATCATTCACACGTTTTTTATTTCCATATTTTATAGGAGCAACTATAGTTTGTGCAATAGCACTCTCAATGAACCATTTTTTTGTACCCTCAAGTAGTAAAACACGAAAAGCTTTTGAAAAGAAGTATTTAAAGAAAAAAAAGTATGCAGATAATTCCATCCGAGAGTTTAGCTTACAATTGAATGATAGTACTTATGTATACATTCAAAGTTTTGATTTAAAAAGAAATTCAGGCTATAATTTTTCAATAGATTTATATGACGGTATTAAATTAAAAAAGAAACTTATAGCTGATAATATTAATTGGAAGGAAAAAGATAGTACGTTTAAATTATATAACTGGAAAGAACGAAAAATTTTTAAAGAAAGAGATAGTATCTTTTCGGGGAAAAGTTTAGATACTACATTTACATTTACACCAGAAGATTTTAATTATAAAAATATAATGGCACAAGAAATGAACTCACCAGAGTTGATTAAGTTTATTGAAGTGTCTAGAAAAAGAGGAATAAAAAACTTAAATGCTTATTTAGTAGAACTATATAAGAGAACAAGTTTACCAATTGCGAGCTACATATTAACGTTAATTGCGGTAGGACTAGCACATAGGAAAACTAGAGGAGGCATAGGAGTTAATTTGGCAATAGGTATAAGCGTTATGTTTATTTATGTATTCTTTTTAAAAGTAGCAGAAGTATTAGGAGCTGTAGCAGGAGCAAATGCATTGTTAAATGTTTGGGGACCTAATGTGGTATTTGGTTTATACGCTGTTTATTTATATTTCAATGCAAGGAGATAA
- the tgt gene encoding tRNA guanosine(34) transglycosylase Tgt, which translates to MQFDLKITDPKSKARAGVITTDHGTIETPIFMPVGTVATVKGVHQSELKDEINPDIILGNTYHLYLRPKLETLEAAGGLHKFMNWDRNILTDSGGYQVYSLSGRRKINEEGVKFKSHIDGSTHFFTPENVMETQRTIGADIIMAFDECTPYPCDYNYAKRSMHMTHRWLDRCIKHFENTPPKYGYSQSLFPIVQGSTYKDLRKQSAEYIANSGAEGNAIGGLSVGEPAEEMYAMTEVVTEILPEDKPRYLMGVGTPINILENIALGVDMFDCVMPTRNARNGMLFTAHGSINIKNKKWENDFSPIDEMGITWVDTMYSKAYLRHLFAAREMLGKQIASIHNLGFYLWLVREARKHIIAGDFTEWKDKMVKQMDKRL; encoded by the coding sequence ATGCAATTTGACTTAAAAATAACCGATCCAAAAAGTAAAGCACGCGCAGGCGTTATTACTACTGATCATGGAACTATAGAAACTCCAATATTCATGCCTGTAGGTACAGTAGCTACGGTTAAAGGAGTACATCAATCAGAATTAAAAGACGAAATCAATCCTGATATTATTTTAGGAAATACATATCATTTATACTTACGTCCAAAATTAGAAACTTTAGAAGCTGCAGGAGGCTTACATAAGTTCATGAATTGGGATCGTAATATTTTAACTGATAGTGGAGGATATCAAGTATACTCTTTGTCAGGAAGAAGGAAGATAAATGAAGAAGGAGTAAAGTTTAAAAGTCATATTGACGGCTCTACACATTTTTTTACACCAGAAAATGTAATGGAAACACAGCGTACCATTGGAGCAGATATAATTATGGCTTTTGATGAGTGTACGCCATACCCTTGTGATTATAACTATGCAAAACGATCTATGCACATGACTCACCGTTGGTTAGATCGTTGTATAAAACACTTTGAGAACACGCCTCCAAAATATGGATATAGTCAGTCTTTATTTCCAATTGTACAAGGAAGTACATACAAAGATTTACGTAAGCAATCAGCAGAGTATATAGCAAACTCAGGAGCAGAAGGAAATGCGATAGGAGGATTATCAGTAGGAGAACCTGCTGAAGAAATGTATGCAATGACAGAAGTGGTTACTGAAATTTTACCAGAAGACAAACCACGTTATTTAATGGGAGTTGGTACACCAATTAATATTTTAGAAAACATAGCGTTAGGAGTTGATATGTTCGATTGCGTAATGCCAACTCGTAATGCACGTAACGGAATGTTATTTACAGCACACGGTAGCATAAATATTAAAAATAAAAAGTGGGAAAACGATTTTTCTCCAATTGATGAAATGGGCATTACTTGGGTAGATACCATGTATTCTAAAGCCTATTTACGTCACTTATTTGCTGCAAGAGAAATGTTAGGAAAGCAGATAGCTTCTATTCATAACCTAGGGTTTTATTTATGGTTAGTTCGTGAAGCACGTAAACACATAATAGCAGGAGATTTTACTGAATGGAAAGACAAAATGGTAAAACAAATGGATAAACGTTTGTAA